Proteins encoded by one window of uncultured Celeribacter sp.:
- a CDS encoding XRE family transcriptional regulator: MTDSATDQASGENWEAERQALRTELGNRMKAVRQAAGLTLDAAAQKSGMALSTIHKIENGRVSPSYENLVRIARAYDIGMERLFSENAETLPTTRLTVTKAGQGQIVRSKNFEYEILCNALVDKKIIPLVTTVEQRNALKAEELEAHTGEETLYVLTGRVELVVEHYQPVILEPGDSAYFDSTLKHGLRALDDVETRIFWACTYTDITK; the protein is encoded by the coding sequence ATGACGGACAGCGCCACGGATCAGGCGTCAGGTGAGAATTGGGAAGCGGAACGGCAGGCCCTGCGCACCGAGCTTGGAAACCGTATGAAAGCGGTGCGGCAAGCCGCCGGTCTCACACTGGACGCCGCCGCGCAAAAATCCGGGATGGCTCTGTCGACAATTCACAAGATCGAAAACGGGCGCGTCTCGCCCAGCTATGAAAATCTCGTTCGGATCGCGCGGGCTTATGACATCGGCATGGAACGCCTGTTCTCCGAAAATGCCGAGACACTGCCAACGACGCGCCTCACCGTGACCAAGGCGGGCCAAGGTCAGATCGTGCGCTCGAAGAACTTCGAATATGAGATATTGTGCAACGCGCTCGTCGACAAGAAAATCATCCCGCTGGTGACCACCGTCGAACAGCGCAATGCGCTCAAAGCGGAAGAACTTGAGGCCCACACCGGCGAAGAGACGCTTTATGTGCTGACGGGCCGCGTCGAATTGGTCGTCGAACATTATCAGCCGGTGATCCTGGAACCGGGCGATAGCGCCTATTTTGACAGCACCTTGAAACATGGGTTGCGGGCGCTCGACGATGTCGAGACACGGATTTTCTGGGCCTGCACCTACACGGACATCACGAAATAA
- a CDS encoding GntR family transcriptional regulator → MKKTKDKKADHPPLKRGAGVTHVYETLRNEIIELKLTPGSPIDEVQLSERFSLSRTPIREALVRLAAEGLITTLTNRATIVSNIDFLNLGDFFDSLTLMYRVTARLAAQNHRPEHIAEIQAFQDAFARTVSKQDALGMIATNRDFHVAIAKSGGNRYYIELFIRLLDEGRRILRLYYSSFNDTLPQQYVTEHEAIIAAIVARDITRADELARLHADQIVSQIQSYISADTRPNASLSL, encoded by the coding sequence ATGAAAAAAACCAAAGACAAAAAAGCCGATCATCCTCCTCTGAAGCGCGGGGCCGGGGTCACGCATGTCTATGAAACCCTGCGCAACGAGATCATCGAATTGAAACTCACCCCCGGCAGCCCCATCGACGAGGTGCAGCTTTCTGAGCGGTTTTCGCTGTCGCGCACGCCGATCCGAGAGGCACTTGTGCGGCTGGCCGCCGAGGGGTTGATCACCACGCTGACCAATCGCGCCACCATCGTCTCGAACATCGACTTCCTGAATCTGGGCGATTTCTTTGACTCGCTCACGCTGATGTACCGCGTCACCGCGCGGCTGGCGGCGCAGAACCATCGCCCAGAGCATATTGCGGAGATTCAGGCCTTTCAGGATGCCTTTGCCCGCACAGTGTCAAAGCAGGACGCTCTTGGGATGATCGCCACAAATCGCGATTTCCATGTCGCCATCGCGAAGTCCGGGGGCAACCGTTATTACATCGAGTTGTTCATCCGGCTTCTGGACGAAGGGCGTCGCATCTTGCGGCTGTATTATTCCTCTTTCAACGACACGCTGCCGCAGCAATATGTCACCGAACATGAGGCCATCATCGCCGCCATTGTTGCCCGTGACATCACCCGCGCCGATGAATTGGCACGCCTCCACGCGGATCAGATCGTGTCGCAAATCCAGTCCTATATTTCCGCCGACACACGGCCGAACGCCTCCCTCTCGCTCTAA
- a CDS encoding FAD-dependent oxidoreductase produces the protein MQVCVVGAGIIGASVALDLARDGHKVTLLDRDGVAAGASKGNAGAFAFADVIPLATPGIMKKAPKWLLDPLGPLSVPPAYALKIAPWLIRYWRASWRDRYAAALKAQSDMMRLSQEALDALVAEFNLSELMRPEGQMQLYEGAAAFEASRKGWDERRKAGVTFEFLTDPASIAEIQPGIDPRFTHAGFTPEWKNVTDPAVWTHRIAEEAQRLGARFIRREVSRIEPTDQGAIVHSADGAERFDKVVLAAGAYGNPLLKSLGLKLPLETERGYNTTLPAGAFDLKTHLTFSDHGFVVTKIGEGVRVGGAVELGGMRLPPRMARAEALLTKAKRFLPTLDTKGGTQWMGFRPSMPDSLPVIGAHPETSSVVFAFGHGHLGLTQSAGTARVVADLIAGRTPPLDLTPFRPTRFAGYRA, from the coding sequence ATGCAGGTTTGTGTTGTCGGAGCGGGAATCATCGGCGCGAGTGTTGCGCTCGATCTGGCACGTGATGGTCACAAGGTGACGCTGCTTGACCGCGACGGCGTGGCCGCCGGCGCCTCAAAGGGCAACGCGGGCGCGTTCGCCTTTGCCGATGTCATTCCGTTGGCAACACCGGGGATCATGAAGAAGGCGCCGAAATGGCTGCTCGACCCGCTCGGACCGCTTTCTGTGCCGCCCGCTTATGCCTTAAAAATCGCGCCCTGGCTGATCCGCTATTGGCGTGCGAGCTGGCGGGACCGCTATGCCGCAGCGCTTAAGGCACAGTCGGATATGATGCGTCTGTCGCAAGAGGCGCTGGATGCGCTGGTGGCGGAGTTCAACCTCTCCGAGCTGATGCGGCCCGAAGGCCAGATGCAGCTCTACGAAGGCGCGGCCGCGTTTGAGGCCAGCCGAAAGGGCTGGGACGAACGTCGCAAGGCGGGGGTGACGTTCGAATTCCTGACGGATCCTGCGTCAATTGCCGAGATTCAACCCGGCATCGATCCGCGCTTTACCCATGCGGGCTTTACGCCCGAGTGGAAAAACGTCACCGATCCGGCGGTCTGGACCCATCGCATCGCCGAAGAAGCGCAGCGTCTGGGCGCGCGGTTTATCCGCCGTGAGGTCAGCCGCATTGAACCGACGGACCAAGGCGCGATTGTGCATTCGGCGGATGGCGCGGAGCGGTTCGACAAGGTGGTTCTGGCCGCTGGCGCCTATGGCAACCCGCTTTTGAAATCCCTCGGCCTCAAGCTGCCGCTCGAAACCGAGCGCGGCTATAACACCACGCTGCCTGCAGGCGCGTTCGACCTGAAAACCCATCTGACCTTCTCCGATCATGGCTTTGTCGTCACGAAAATCGGCGAGGGCGTGCGGGTCGGTGGCGCGGTCGAACTTGGCGGGATGCGCCTGCCCCCGCGCATGGCCCGCGCCGAGGCACTTTTGACCAAGGCCAAGCGCTTCCTGCCGACGCTCGACACCAAAGGCGGCACACAGTGGATGGGGTTCCGCCCCTCCATGCCGGACAGCCTCCCTGTCATCGGCGCGCACCCTGAGACCTCTTCCGTGGTGTTCGCCTTTGGTCATGGCCACCTGGGTCTCACGCAATCTGCGGGCACCGCCAGAGTTGTCGCCGATCTGATCGCCGGACGCACGCCGCCCCTCGATCTGACCCCGTTTCGTCCCACCAGATTTGCCGGATATCGCGCATAA
- a CDS encoding polysaccharide pyruvyl transferase family protein has product MKKILLAGGAGMGNLGDEALMLSVVQKIKFHIPDAQITISTPNDDITSWTIPEIKTVPAMRTAVFGAENGGAYYSANSKFRDHWARIAALETKLEDLARIWAILGMLPHKMQRRLNKIWSKNLNREPLFFDGGGARTFFKALNETDLVVVYGGGILTSATRSRLWEMALLARLCKAKNIPIIFRSHQIGPIETVEDAQRLKEIAEISDFIGVRDVGVSANEFERVTKHRSVEAIDDAFFADLPKVSIPNLPEKYIAVAYRAGQTEPADFRDSFARLVASASDRLQLPLVYVPQGAFDVDALHDLKTRVGREGFVLDFTTLSWAPYEALSNAELAIALPHHSVIFALKGDVPIISPVHGSYYAAKNRGSMRNFGLEDFVLVYDDNPSSFYERGLLLLDDVLPRLDEIKAEFAAKRKDFIQRGEDFDRDFFAII; this is encoded by the coding sequence GTGAAAAAAATTCTTCTGGCTGGTGGAGCCGGAATGGGAAATTTGGGCGATGAGGCACTCATGCTGTCGGTTGTTCAAAAAATCAAATTTCACATTCCAGATGCTCAAATTACAATTTCCACGCCGAATGACGACATTACAAGTTGGACAATACCAGAAATTAAGACCGTACCAGCGATGCGGACAGCCGTGTTTGGTGCAGAAAATGGCGGGGCATATTACAGCGCAAATTCGAAATTCCGCGACCATTGGGCCCGCATTGCGGCTTTAGAGACAAAGCTAGAGGACCTGGCAAGGATTTGGGCCATTCTAGGAATGTTGCCGCATAAGATGCAACGTCGTCTCAATAAAATATGGTCCAAAAATTTGAATCGCGAACCCCTTTTCTTTGATGGCGGTGGCGCACGAACGTTTTTCAAGGCGTTGAACGAGACAGATTTGGTTGTTGTCTATGGTGGCGGAATTTTGACGAGCGCGACACGATCACGGCTTTGGGAAATGGCACTACTTGCTCGGCTCTGTAAGGCCAAGAACATCCCCATTATCTTTCGAAGTCACCAAATAGGCCCTATTGAAACCGTCGAGGATGCTCAGCGTCTCAAAGAGATTGCTGAAATCTCTGACTTTATCGGTGTGCGCGATGTAGGCGTCAGCGCGAACGAGTTCGAACGTGTGACAAAACATCGTTCAGTCGAGGCCATAGACGACGCATTTTTTGCCGATTTGCCCAAAGTTTCAATCCCGAACCTGCCGGAAAAATATATTGCTGTCGCATATCGCGCCGGACAAACTGAGCCCGCTGATTTTAGAGATTCTTTTGCGCGCTTAGTTGCGAGCGCATCCGACCGGCTCCAACTTCCCTTAGTGTACGTTCCACAAGGTGCATTCGATGTAGATGCACTTCACGACCTCAAAACGCGGGTGGGTCGCGAAGGCTTCGTTTTGGATTTTACAACCCTAAGCTGGGCCCCATATGAGGCTCTCTCGAATGCAGAACTTGCAATCGCTCTACCACACCACAGCGTGATTTTTGCTTTGAAAGGGGATGTTCCGATAATTTCACCCGTTCATGGATCGTATTACGCCGCCAAAAACAGGGGAAGTATGAGAAATTTCGGCTTGGAAGATTTTGTCTTGGTCTATGATGACAATCCATCCTCCTTTTACGAACGCGGCCTCTTACTCTTGGATGACGTCCTGCCACGCCTTGATGAGATAAAGGCCGAATTTGCCGCGAAGAGGAAAGATTTCATACAGCGTGGTGAAGACTTCGATCGTGATTTTTTCGCAATAATTTGA
- a CDS encoding IS5 family transposase (programmed frameshift), translating to MTRHVLTDAQWAIIEPFCLGKATDPGQTGRDPRLFMEAVLWIVRTGAQWRELPVEFGKWNSVFKRFRRWVKADAFYSMFRTLAEDADFEYAMIDGSIVKVHRSGQGAKGGPQSQAIGRSRGGMTTKIVALTDALGNLVDFRLLPGQAHDLRGVPELIDKLAADHLLADRAFDADWLRTALTERSIAPVIPPKSNRRFPAEFDKETYKWRHLIENYFGKLKENRGIAMRSCKTDLGLVDVQDSQIL from the exons TTGACCCGTCATGTCTTGACCGACGCCCAATGGGCAATCATCGAACCTTTCTGTCTTGGCAAGGCCACAGATCCCGGCCAAACCGGACGCGATCCACGCCTGTTCATGGAGGCTGTGTTGTGGATTGTGCGAACCGGTGCGCAATGGCGGGAACTGCCCGTCGAATTCGGGAAGTGGAATTCTGTCTTCAAACGCTTCCGGCGATGGGTGAAAGCTGACGCTTTCTACAGCATGTTCAGAACCTTGGCTGAGGACGCCGACTTCGAATACGCGATGATCGACGGTTCCATCGTCAAGGTCCACCGTTCCGGCCAGGGCGCAAAAGGGGGAC CACAGAGCCAGGCCATAGGGCGCTCGCGCGGCGGCATGACGACGAAAATCGTTGCCCTGACCGACGCGCTTGGCAACCTTGTCGATTTCCGCCTGTTGCCGGGGCAAGCGCATGACCTGCGCGGCGTGCCGGAGCTGATCGACAAGCTCGCCGCAGATCACCTGCTCGCGGATCGCGCCTTTGATGCCGATTGGCTCCGAACTGCGCTGACCGAACGGAGCATTGCACCGGTCATTCCGCCGAAATCCAACCGCCGCTTTCCTGCCGAGTTCGACAAGGAAACCTACAAATGGCGGCATCTGATCGAAAACTATTTTGGAAAGCTCAAGGAAAACAGAGGCATCGCCATGCGCTCGTGCAAAACCGACCTAGGGCTTGTTGACGTTCAGGATTCCCAAATTCTGTGA
- a CDS encoding IS5 family transposase (programmed frameshift), translating to MTRHVLTDAQWAIIEPFCLGKATDPGQTGRDPRLFMEAVLWIVRTGAQWRELPVEFGKWNSVFKRFRRWVKADAFYSMFRTLAEDADFEYAMIDGSIVKVHRSGQGAKGGPQSQAIGRSRGGMTTKIVALTDALGNLVDFRLLPGQAHDLRGVPELIDKLAADHLLADRAFDADWLRTALTERSIAPVIPPKSNRRFPAEFDKETYKWRHLIENYFGKLKENRGIAMRSCKTDQSLKAFISLAASISQLR from the exons TTGACCCGTCATGTCTTGACCGACGCCCAATGGGCAATCATCGAACCTTTCTGTCTTGGCAAGGCCACAGATCCCGGCCAAACCGGACGCGATCCACGCCTGTTCATGGAGGCTGTGTTGTGGATTGTGCGAACCGGTGCGCAATGGCGGGAACTGCCCGTCGAATTCGGGAAGTGGAATTCTGTCTTCAAACGCTTCCGGCGATGGGTGAAAGCTGACGCTTTCTACAGCATGTTCAGAACCTTGGCTGAGGACGCCGACTTCGAATACGCGATGATCGACGGTTCCATCGTCAAGGTCCACCGTTCCGGCCAGGGCGCAAAAGGGGGAC CACAGAGCCAGGCCATAGGGCGCTCGCGCGGCGGCATGACGACGAAAATCGTTGCCCTGACCGACGCGCTTGGCAACCTTGTCGATTTCCGCCTGTTGCCGGGGCAAGCGCATGACCTGCGCGGCGTGCCGGAGCTGATCGACAAGCTCGCCGCAGATCACCTGCTCGCGGATCGCGCCTTTGATGCCGATTGGCTCCGAACTGCGCTGACCGAACGGAGCATTGCACCGGTCATTCCGCCGAAATCCAACCGCCGCTTTCCTGCCGAGTTCGACAAGGAAACCTACAAATGGCGGCATCTGATCGAAAACTATTTTGGAAAGCTCAAGGAAAACAGAGGCATCGCCATGCGCTCGTGCAAAACCGACCAGAGCCTCAAGGCGTTCATTTCACTGGCCGCATCAATCAGTCAACTCAGATGA
- a CDS encoding helix-turn-helix transcriptional regulator translates to MGRTLRSPGHLALMAALKQARLNAGLTQTELAGRLERPQSFVAKYENGERKVEVVEFVQIVRAIGCDGNAILRGIARAEEETD, encoded by the coding sequence ATGGGAAGAACCTTGCGCAGTCCGGGCCACTTGGCGCTCATGGCGGCGCTGAAACAGGCACGACTGAACGCGGGGCTGACACAGACCGAGCTGGCAGGCCGCCTCGAACGACCTCAGTCCTTCGTAGCGAAATACGAAAACGGTGAACGGAAGGTGGAGGTTGTCGAATTCGTCCAGATCGTGAGAGCGATTGGATGCGATGGCAATGCGATTCTGCGCGGTATCGCGCGTGCTGAGGAGGAGACAGATTAG
- a CDS encoding ABC transporter permease has protein sequence MKELRLENVSRAFYQSGGPSFALENINLVIEPGEFVVIRGHSGAGKSTLLNILGCLDKPSSGSYTVGGQDISVLDNNGLALLRNETFGYIFQSFELLKNISVEENIRIPHLYIRRPLTFNMPSPSDLLDMVAMSQYKSALVTDISGGQKQRVAICRALANDADIIIADEPTASLDAKMAEEIMQLFHRLNEEGKTIILSSHDKRTADYASRVISLRDGRTESDEMKLKVEATDKCDASAYDLVRTQKISGKSFNRVVDALKISSSIFYSNLARNLLTASGITVAVVAFILMSGLVDGRKTELLELLNSRGGDILFVSPSRVELGTGQAGSGALTANDLQVIASVEGVGAVSPVISDNVNYRLGTNELKFRTVGCTPVLFAIRNRELFAGRYFSDHDYWLRRPVAVVSIGVANALFSNASEAVGQNVIANNSVFEIVGVIEPEVDDAYSREREEVVYVPLESARSRLFFQSGFEAIDIKVASGNSVFKVADEIEESLENVRDRSSFRLHNMAEIIQLSNQANDSLTSLLASISVVSLIVGGVGIMNVMTISALERQREFGIRLAYGAYRRDIVILLTSEALILSIIGGVIGAVIGFVLLFFLSVFSYPISFSIDNVFVPLCASCFFGAMFSFWPAIKASLIAPVDLLRNN, from the coding sequence GTGAAAGAACTGCGGCTGGAAAATGTATCGCGCGCTTTTTATCAAAGCGGCGGACCGAGTTTTGCGCTGGAAAATATAAACTTAGTGATCGAGCCCGGCGAATTTGTGGTTATACGTGGGCACTCTGGTGCTGGAAAATCTACGCTTTTGAACATTCTAGGATGTTTGGATAAACCTTCTTCTGGGAGCTACACTGTTGGAGGCCAAGATATTTCAGTATTGGACAATAACGGTTTGGCGCTCCTGAGAAATGAAACGTTTGGATATATATTCCAGAGTTTCGAATTGTTGAAAAATATATCAGTTGAAGAAAATATTAGAATTCCTCACCTTTATATCCGAAGACCACTGACCTTCAATATGCCGAGCCCATCAGATTTGCTCGATATGGTGGCAATGTCTCAATACAAAAGTGCTTTGGTAACCGATATTTCTGGCGGACAAAAACAACGTGTAGCTATCTGCCGTGCACTGGCAAATGACGCTGATATTATAATCGCCGATGAGCCAACAGCATCGTTGGATGCGAAAATGGCCGAAGAAATAATGCAGCTGTTTCATCGCTTAAACGAAGAAGGAAAGACTATCATCTTGAGTTCTCACGACAAGAGAACGGCTGACTATGCGTCACGAGTGATTAGCCTGAGGGATGGTCGTACTGAGAGTGATGAGATGAAATTGAAGGTTGAAGCAACTGACAAGTGCGATGCCTCGGCATATGATCTCGTCCGAACGCAGAAAATTTCAGGAAAAAGTTTTAATCGTGTTGTCGATGCCCTAAAAATTAGCTCAAGCATATTCTATTCGAATCTTGCACGAAATCTTCTTACAGCGTCGGGTATTACTGTAGCCGTTGTCGCGTTTATATTAATGTCTGGGTTGGTTGATGGAAGAAAGACAGAACTCCTTGAATTGCTTAATTCGAGAGGTGGTGACATTTTATTTGTGTCTCCGTCACGCGTGGAACTTGGAACTGGACAAGCGGGTAGTGGCGCACTGACGGCAAACGATTTACAAGTGATAGCAAGTGTGGAAGGCGTTGGTGCCGTATCTCCAGTAATATCTGATAACGTCAATTATCGGCTTGGTACCAATGAGTTGAAATTTCGTACCGTTGGCTGCACACCAGTTTTGTTCGCAATACGAAACCGCGAACTTTTTGCGGGGCGGTATTTCTCGGATCACGATTATTGGTTACGCCGCCCTGTCGCTGTTGTGAGCATTGGTGTTGCAAACGCTCTTTTCAGCAATGCTTCCGAAGCCGTGGGGCAAAACGTTATCGCAAACAACTCGGTGTTTGAAATAGTTGGTGTCATTGAGCCGGAAGTGGACGACGCATATAGTAGAGAACGTGAAGAAGTGGTTTATGTGCCCTTGGAATCAGCGAGGTCAAGACTATTCTTCCAGAGCGGATTTGAAGCCATTGATATTAAGGTTGCATCGGGAAATTCCGTATTTAAAGTCGCGGACGAAATTGAAGAATCTCTAGAGAACGTTCGAGACCGGAGCAGTTTTCGGCTTCATAATATGGCTGAGATTATTCAACTCTCAAATCAAGCAAACGATAGTTTAACATCTCTTTTGGCGTCTATTTCTGTGGTTTCGCTCATTGTTGGAGGCGTCGGGATTATGAATGTGATGACTATTTCAGCATTGGAACGCCAGAGGGAGTTTGGCATTCGTTTAGCATATGGTGCCTACCGACGCGATATAGTGATACTGCTAACTTCGGAAGCTCTTATTCTATCTATAATCGGGGGCGTTATAGGAGCTGTGATAGGATTCGTACTTCTGTTTTTTCTCTCCGTATTTAGCTATCCTATAAGCTTTTCAATTGACAATGTTTTTGTGCCTCTGTGTGCTTCGTGTTTTTTTGGCGCGATGTTTAGCTTTTGGCCGGCGATTAAGGCTTCGTTGATTGCACCTGTCGATTTGCTTCGTAACAATTAA